The Mycobacterium seoulense genome has a window encoding:
- a CDS encoding acyl-CoA dehydrogenase family protein has product MDLEYSPEQQQLRAEIRASLEQVMTPERVAAIGENIEGGPAVRDCVRALAEANLLGVGWPKEYGGQGFSAIEQFIFSEEARRVNAPIPLVTLNTVGPTLMQCGTEEQKQKFLPAILDGSVEFAIGYSEPEAGSDLASVRTTAVRDGDEYVINGQKMFTSGAAYADYIWLAARTDPNAKKHKGISILIVPTSSPGFSWQPLHTMPGISTFYTFYDNVRVPASALVGGENQGWQLITTQLNFERAALGNLGALEPLFERTLQWATGTELDGGRVIDQPWVQLALARVEAQVAAYKLVNLRVNAAMTKGALNMGEASAAKVFGTELTQQVARQLLEVLDGNGVRRGADAPLRGALETAYRQAVINTFGGGANEIQRDIIAMAGLGMPRAPRDLRATAQ; this is encoded by the coding sequence ATGGACCTGGAGTACTCACCCGAGCAGCAGCAGCTGCGCGCCGAGATCCGCGCGAGCCTGGAACAGGTGATGACCCCGGAGCGTGTCGCCGCGATCGGCGAGAACATCGAGGGCGGGCCGGCGGTGCGGGATTGCGTGCGCGCCCTGGCCGAGGCCAACCTGCTCGGCGTCGGATGGCCCAAAGAGTATGGGGGGCAAGGATTCTCGGCGATCGAGCAGTTCATCTTCTCCGAGGAGGCGCGGCGCGTCAACGCCCCGATCCCGCTGGTGACGCTCAACACGGTCGGTCCGACACTGATGCAGTGCGGCACCGAGGAACAGAAGCAGAAGTTCCTGCCCGCGATTTTGGACGGCAGCGTCGAATTCGCGATCGGCTACTCCGAACCCGAGGCGGGTAGCGACCTCGCATCGGTGCGTACCACCGCGGTGCGCGACGGCGACGAGTACGTCATCAACGGGCAGAAGATGTTCACCAGCGGGGCGGCATACGCCGATTACATCTGGCTGGCCGCCCGCACCGATCCGAATGCCAAGAAGCACAAGGGCATTTCCATCCTCATCGTGCCCACTTCGTCGCCCGGGTTCTCCTGGCAGCCGCTGCACACCATGCCGGGCATCTCCACCTTCTACACCTTCTACGACAACGTGCGGGTGCCGGCCAGTGCGCTGGTGGGCGGCGAGAACCAGGGCTGGCAGCTGATCACCACCCAGCTGAACTTCGAGCGGGCGGCCCTGGGCAACCTCGGCGCGCTGGAACCGCTGTTCGAGCGCACGCTGCAGTGGGCCACCGGCACCGAACTCGACGGCGGCCGCGTCATCGACCAGCCGTGGGTGCAGCTGGCACTGGCCCGGGTCGAGGCCCAGGTCGCCGCCTACAAACTGGTCAACCTGCGGGTCAACGCCGCGATGACCAAGGGCGCGCTGAACATGGGGGAAGCCTCGGCGGCCAAGGTCTTCGGCACCGAGCTGACCCAGCAGGTCGCCCGCCAACTGCTCGAGGTGCTCGATGGCAACGGCGTGCGCCGCGGCGCCGACGCGCCCCTGCGCGGCGCGCTGGAGACCGCGTACCGCCAGGCGGTCATCAACACCTTCGGTGGCGGCGCCAACGAGATTCAGCGTGACATCATCGCCATGGCCGGATTGGGCATGCCACGGGCTCCCCGCGACCTTCGCGCCACCGCACAATAG
- a CDS encoding TetR/AcrR family transcriptional regulator yields the protein MTEAAQAIDTRELIVESAYSCFRKQGLQKATIVDIARAAGVSRSTIYEYFSDKAAIIEACAEHASERFYREMSTAMGRGGSLEDKLSQAAVFVTQARRSIASEKYFDEDAISLLLTKDAAVLLRECVDFFAPHLSAAKLTGEVRKDLDIEAAGEWFARILFSLFSTPSSTLDMDDPEAVAEFVRAFAVRGFASERARPRRG from the coding sequence ATGACTGAAGCGGCCCAGGCCATCGACACCCGCGAACTGATCGTGGAGTCCGCGTACTCCTGCTTCCGCAAGCAGGGACTGCAGAAGGCGACGATCGTCGACATCGCCCGGGCGGCCGGCGTTTCCCGCAGCACCATCTACGAGTACTTTTCCGACAAGGCGGCCATCATCGAGGCGTGCGCCGAGCACGCTTCCGAACGGTTCTACCGGGAGATGTCCACGGCCATGGGCCGGGGCGGCTCGCTCGAGGACAAGCTCAGCCAGGCCGCCGTCTTCGTGACCCAGGCCCGGCGGTCCATCGCGTCGGAGAAGTACTTCGACGAGGATGCGATCAGCCTGCTGCTGACCAAGGATGCCGCCGTGTTGCTGCGCGAGTGCGTCGACTTCTTCGCACCCCACCTGTCGGCCGCCAAGCTCACCGGGGAGGTGCGCAAGGATCTCGACATCGAAGCCGCCGGTGAATGGTTCGCGCGCATCCTGTTCTCACTCTTCAGCACGCCGTCCTCGACGCTGGACATGGACGATCCCGAGGCGGTGGCCGAGTTCGTGCGCGCGTTCGCGGTGCGTGGGTTCGCCAGCGAGCGCGCTCGGCCCCGGCGCGGCTAG
- a CDS encoding acyl-CoA dehydrogenase family protein, with the protein MDFSFSEEQETISKLARDLLERRATRERLAELEAGDVRFDDALWKELAAADLLGTALPEPVGGNGGGFVELGVLLAEVGRAVAPVPAYATLALGADPIARYGNDEQRQRFLPGVVAGNRILTAGLAEPGRSDATAPATTARRDGGSWRLDGAKELVPAAQLADTVLIPASMDDGQAGLFLVAADARGIEIRPAPTTNREPHADVYLDGATVSDADRLVGADLIDSLYTRALVALCAVQLGVVERALRIAAEYTTGREQFGRPIGSFQAVQQRMADAFIDVEAIRWTTWHAAWLIAHGRPAERAARIAKFWAAEAGARVAATAQHVHGGIGIDTTYPLHRYFLWAKHNELTLGPAAAQLARLGATYSEGQQ; encoded by the coding sequence ATGGACTTCAGTTTCAGCGAAGAGCAGGAGACCATCTCCAAGCTCGCCCGCGACCTCCTCGAGCGCCGGGCCACGCGGGAGCGCTTGGCCGAGTTGGAGGCCGGCGACGTTCGCTTCGACGACGCACTGTGGAAAGAGCTGGCGGCCGCCGACCTGCTCGGCACCGCGCTGCCGGAGCCGGTGGGCGGTAACGGCGGTGGTTTCGTCGAGCTCGGGGTGCTGCTGGCCGAGGTGGGCCGGGCGGTCGCACCGGTGCCCGCCTACGCGACGCTGGCCCTGGGCGCCGACCCCATCGCGCGGTACGGCAACGATGAACAGCGGCAACGCTTCCTGCCGGGGGTTGTCGCCGGAAACCGCATACTGACCGCGGGATTGGCCGAGCCGGGCCGCTCCGATGCGACGGCTCCCGCCACCACCGCGCGGCGCGACGGCGGCAGCTGGCGGCTCGACGGCGCCAAGGAGCTGGTTCCGGCCGCCCAGCTCGCCGACACGGTGCTGATCCCGGCGTCGATGGACGACGGGCAGGCCGGCCTGTTCCTGGTGGCGGCCGACGCCCGCGGCATCGAGATCCGTCCCGCGCCGACCACCAACCGCGAACCACACGCCGACGTATACCTCGACGGCGCAACGGTATCCGACGCCGACCGGCTCGTCGGCGCAGACCTGATCGACTCGCTGTACACCCGTGCGCTGGTCGCCCTGTGCGCGGTTCAGCTCGGCGTCGTGGAGCGCGCACTGCGGATCGCGGCCGAATACACCACGGGCCGCGAACAATTCGGCCGGCCCATCGGCAGCTTTCAGGCCGTGCAGCAGCGCATGGCGGACGCGTTCATCGACGTCGAGGCGATCAGGTGGACCACGTGGCACGCGGCGTGGCTGATCGCGCACGGGCGCCCCGCCGAGCGCGCCGCCCGCATCGCGAAGTTCTGGGCCGCCGAGGCCGGCGCCCGCGTCGCCGCCACCGCCCAGCACGTCCACGGCGGCATCGGCATCGACACCACCTATCCCCTGCACCGCTACTTCTTGTGGGCCAAGCACAACGAGCTCACGCTCGGCCCGGCTGCGGCGCAGCTGGCCCGGCTCGGCGCAACGTATTCGGAAGGACAGCAATGA
- a CDS encoding FAS1-like dehydratase domain-containing protein, which translates to MTDSETVSAKVRALVGQPTGGTGKPSLAPDPVNQPMIRHWAYAMADMNPVYLDPEFAEKSRFGGIVSPPVMLQTWTMPSPILEGIGERGGAPVEIKSNPTAFLDEAGYTSTVATNSEFEIERYPRLGDVISATTVYESVSEEKKTALGTGFFLTWLTTYTAQNGEVLGRQRFRVLRFRPER; encoded by the coding sequence GTGACCGACTCAGAAACCGTCAGCGCCAAGGTGCGCGCCCTCGTCGGCCAGCCGACCGGCGGCACCGGAAAGCCCTCGCTGGCCCCGGATCCGGTGAACCAGCCGATGATCCGGCACTGGGCGTACGCGATGGCCGACATGAACCCCGTCTACCTCGACCCGGAGTTCGCGGAGAAGTCGCGGTTCGGCGGCATCGTGTCGCCGCCGGTGATGCTGCAGACCTGGACGATGCCGTCGCCGATCCTGGAGGGCATCGGCGAGCGCGGTGGCGCGCCCGTCGAAATCAAGAGCAATCCCACGGCATTCCTCGACGAGGCCGGCTACACCAGCACAGTCGCGACCAACTCCGAGTTCGAGATCGAGCGCTACCCACGACTGGGCGACGTCATCAGCGCGACGACGGTGTACGAATCGGTCTCCGAGGAGAAGAAGACGGCGCTGGGCACCGGCTTCTTCCTGACCTGGCTGACGACCTACACCGCCCAGAACGGCGAGGTCCTGGGAAGGCAGCGATTCCGGGTGTTGCGATTCAGGCCGGAGCGCTGA
- a CDS encoding proline dehydrogenase family protein, translating into MTGVFASTLRPAIMAASRRPGLRRAAEGLPITRRVVHRFVPGETIDSALGSVAALRDSGRCVSLDYLGEDVTDASAADAAVAVYLDLIDRLARLGDRAAARPLEVSLKLSALGQSLGRDGEKIARENAFRICGAARRAGVWVTVDAENHTTTDSTLTIVRDLRHDFPWLGVALQAYLRRTLGDCREFAATGARIRLCKGAYDEPAAVAYRDPAAVTDAYLRCLRVLMAGSGYPMVASHDPAVIEQVPALAREAGRAATDFEYQMLYGIRDDEQRRLAATGNRIRVYVPFGTQWYGYFMRRLAERPANLTFFLRALARRGH; encoded by the coding sequence ATGACCGGTGTGTTCGCCAGCACCCTCCGGCCGGCCATCATGGCCGCCAGCCGGCGGCCGGGACTGCGGCGGGCCGCCGAAGGCCTGCCGATCACCCGTCGCGTGGTGCACCGCTTCGTTCCCGGAGAGACGATCGACAGCGCACTGGGCAGCGTTGCGGCGCTTCGCGATTCGGGTCGATGTGTCAGCCTCGACTACCTCGGTGAAGACGTCACCGACGCCAGCGCCGCCGACGCGGCGGTGGCGGTTTACCTCGATCTGATCGACCGCCTGGCCCGGCTCGGGGATCGCGCCGCCGCCCGTCCGCTCGAGGTGTCGCTGAAGTTGTCGGCCCTGGGGCAGTCGCTGGGCCGCGACGGCGAGAAGATCGCCCGGGAGAACGCGTTTAGGATCTGCGGAGCGGCACGGCGGGCCGGCGTGTGGGTGACCGTGGACGCCGAAAACCACACGACGACGGACTCGACGCTGACGATCGTGCGCGACCTGCGGCACGACTTTCCCTGGCTGGGTGTGGCATTGCAGGCCTACCTGCGACGCACGCTGGGCGATTGCCGGGAATTCGCGGCGACCGGGGCGCGGATCCGGTTGTGCAAGGGCGCCTACGACGAACCGGCGGCGGTGGCCTACCGCGACCCGGCCGCGGTCACCGACGCCTACCTGCGCTGCCTGCGGGTGCTGATGGCCGGCTCGGGGTATCCGATGGTGGCCTCCCACGACCCGGCGGTCATCGAGCAGGTGCCCGCGCTGGCGCGCGAAGCGGGCCGGGCCGCAACCGATTTCGAGTACCAGATGCTGTACGGCATCCGCGATGACGAGCAGCGGCGGCTGGCCGCAACCGGCAACCGGATCCGGGTCTACGTGCCGTTCGGCACCCAGTGGTACGGCTACTTCATGCGCCGGCTGGCCGAGCGGCCCGCCAACCTGACGTTCTTCCTGCGGGCGCTGGCCCGGCGCGGGCACTGA
- a CDS encoding MaoC family dehydratase, translating to MTTTASRSTTLRWADISVGDEVTPLEIPITTTMIVAGAIATRDFMPVHHDRDYANKQGSPNLFMNILTTNGYCVRFLTDWAGPEAMVKKLSIRLGVPCFPDDPLRFTGSVTGKSAGTGGENFVEVTFKGSNSLGDHVSGTAILSLLDGARA from the coding sequence ATGACGACCACCGCGAGCCGCAGCACCACCCTGCGCTGGGCCGACATCTCCGTCGGCGACGAGGTGACCCCGCTCGAGATCCCGATCACCACAACGATGATCGTCGCGGGGGCGATCGCCACCCGCGACTTCATGCCCGTGCACCACGACCGCGACTACGCCAACAAGCAGGGCTCTCCGAATCTGTTCATGAACATCCTCACCACCAACGGCTACTGCGTGCGGTTCCTCACCGACTGGGCCGGACCGGAGGCGATGGTCAAGAAGCTGTCGATCCGCCTGGGCGTGCCGTGCTTTCCGGACGATCCGCTGCGGTTCACCGGCAGCGTCACCGGGAAGAGCGCAGGCACCGGGGGGGAGAACTTCGTCGAGGTGACGTTCAAGGGCTCCAACAGCCTGGGCGACCACGTCTCGGGCACCGCGATCCTCAGCCTGCTCGACGGGGCGCGCGCGTGA
- a CDS encoding PucR family transcriptional regulator, producing MAGVGLGQLLLALDATLVSLVEAPRGLDLPVGSAALIDSDDVRLGLAAAAGSADVFFLLGVGDDEALRWMGKQARERVPAAIFAKEPSSALVSAAVGAGSAVVAVEPRARWERLYQLVNHVLEHHGDRADETEDSGTDLFGLAQSLADRIHGMVSIENAQSHVLAYSASDDEADELRRLSILGRAGPPEHLEWIGQWGIFDALRSSDQVVRVAERPELGLRPRLAVGIYQPAVDARRPPAFAGTIWVQQGAQPLADDAEQMLRGAAVLAARIMARLAARPSTHARRVQQLLGLVDGEPDVAAVARELGLSADGEATLVGWDTADAAADSAPRQPRLADVMALSASAFRRDAQVGTRGSRIYVLLPQTQTRPVTSWVRGTVAAMRAELGVQLRAAVAAPVAGLAGIAAARAELDRVLDSAARHPISLPQVTSLAEARTTVLLDEILTLVGRDDRLVDPRIVELRAREPVLAETLRVYLDGFGDIAAAAQSLHVHPNTVRYRVRRIEKLLSTSLADPEVRLLFSIGLRLPGGPEGKAVT from the coding sequence ATGGCCGGTGTGGGGCTGGGTCAACTGTTGCTGGCGCTGGACGCGACCCTGGTCAGCCTGGTGGAAGCGCCGCGGGGCCTGGACCTTCCGGTGGGCTCGGCGGCGCTGATCGACAGCGACGACGTGCGGCTCGGGCTCGCGGCGGCCGCGGGCTCGGCCGATGTGTTCTTCCTGCTGGGGGTGGGCGACGACGAGGCGCTGCGGTGGATGGGCAAGCAGGCGCGCGAGCGCGTTCCGGCGGCGATCTTCGCCAAGGAACCGTCGAGTGCGTTGGTGAGCGCGGCGGTCGGGGCCGGGTCCGCGGTGGTCGCCGTCGAGCCGCGGGCCCGTTGGGAGCGGCTCTACCAGTTGGTCAATCACGTCCTCGAGCATCACGGGGACCGCGCCGACGAGACCGAGGACTCGGGCACCGACCTGTTCGGCCTGGCGCAGTCGCTGGCCGATCGCATCCACGGCATGGTCAGCATCGAGAACGCCCAGTCACACGTGCTGGCCTATTCCGCCTCCGACGACGAAGCCGACGAGCTGCGGCGCCTGTCCATCCTGGGCAGGGCGGGGCCGCCCGAGCATCTGGAATGGATCGGCCAATGGGGCATTTTCGATGCGCTGCGGTCCAGCGATCAGGTGGTGCGCGTGGCAGAGCGTCCCGAGCTGGGCCTGCGGCCACGGCTGGCCGTCGGGATCTACCAGCCCGCGGTGGACGCGCGGCGACCGCCGGCGTTCGCCGGCACCATCTGGGTGCAGCAGGGCGCACAACCGCTGGCCGACGACGCCGAGCAGATGTTGCGCGGCGCCGCGGTGTTGGCCGCGCGCATCATGGCGCGGCTGGCGGCCCGGCCGTCCACACACGCGCGGCGGGTGCAGCAGCTGTTGGGCCTGGTCGACGGCGAGCCCGACGTGGCCGCCGTCGCCCGCGAACTGGGCCTCTCCGCCGACGGCGAGGCGACGCTGGTCGGCTGGGACACCGCGGACGCCGCCGCCGACAGCGCGCCCCGCCAGCCGCGATTGGCCGACGTGATGGCGCTGAGCGCGAGCGCCTTTCGGCGCGATGCCCAGGTGGGCACGCGGGGATCGCGGATCTATGTGCTGCTGCCCCAGACGCAGACCCGCCCGGTCACCTCGTGGGTCCGCGGCACCGTCGCGGCGATGCGCGCCGAACTCGGCGTGCAGCTGCGGGCCGCCGTCGCGGCTCCCGTCGCCGGCCTCGCCGGGATCGCCGCGGCGCGCGCCGAGCTGGACCGCGTGCTGGACAGCGCTGCGCGCCATCCCATTTCGCTTCCGCAGGTGACCTCGCTGGCGGAGGCGCGCACCACCGTCCTGCTCGACGAGATCCTCACGCTGGTCGGCCGCGACGACCGGTTGGTCGATCCGCGGATCGTCGAGCTGCGCGCCCGGGAGCCGGTGCTGGCCGAGACCCTGCGGGTCTATCTGGACGGCTTCGGCGACATCGCGGCCGCCGCGCAGTCGCTGCACGTGCACCCGAACACGGTTCGCTACCGCGTGCGGCGCATCGAGAAATTGTTGTCCACCTCGCTCGCCGATCCCGAGGTGCGGCTGCTGTTTTCGATTGGCTTGCGACTGCCGGGTGGACCCGAGGGGAAGGCGGTAACCTAA
- the pruA gene encoding L-glutamate gamma-semialdehyde dehydrogenase: MDAITQVPPPANEPVHDYAPRSPERERLRAELAALADHPIELPHVIGGRHRMGDGDRFDVVQPHRHAATLGTLTNAVHADAAAAIDAAMAAKGAWAAMPFDERAAVFLRAADLLAGPWREKIAAATMLGQSKSAYQAEIDSPCEQIDFWRFNVAFARQILAQQPISGPGEWNRSDYRPLDGFVYAITPFNFTSIAGNLPTAPALMGNTVVWKPSITQTLSAYLTMRLLEAAGLPPGVINLVTGDGFAVSDVALADPRLAGIHFTGSTATFQRLWQQVGANIGRYHSYPRLVGETGGKDFVVAHPSARPDVLRTALIRGAFDYQGQKCSAASRAFIPQSVWRRIGDDFLGETAALRYGDVTDLTNYGGALIDGRAFAKNVNAIERAKSAAHVTIAVGGEYDDSVGYFVRPTVLLSDDPADESFATEYFGPLLSVHVYPDGDYERILGVIDTGSRYALTGAVIADDREAVLTAQERLRFAAGNFYVNDKPTGAVVGRQPFGGSRGSGTNDKAGSVLNLLRWTSARTIKETFVPATHHAYPHMAAD; encoded by the coding sequence ATGGACGCGATAACCCAGGTGCCGCCGCCGGCCAACGAGCCGGTCCACGACTACGCGCCGCGATCCCCGGAACGCGAGCGGCTACGCGCCGAATTGGCCGCCCTGGCCGATCACCCGATCGAGCTTCCCCATGTCATCGGCGGCAGACACCGCATGGGCGACGGCGACCGCTTCGACGTCGTCCAGCCGCACCGGCACGCCGCCACGCTGGGCACCCTGACCAACGCGGTGCACGCCGACGCGGCGGCGGCCATCGACGCCGCCATGGCCGCGAAAGGCGCCTGGGCGGCAATGCCTTTCGACGAGCGCGCGGCGGTGTTCCTGCGCGCCGCCGACCTGTTGGCCGGGCCGTGGCGGGAGAAGATCGCCGCCGCGACCATGCTCGGCCAATCCAAGTCCGCCTACCAGGCCGAGATCGACTCGCCCTGCGAGCAGATCGACTTCTGGCGGTTCAACGTGGCGTTCGCCCGCCAGATCCTGGCGCAGCAGCCGATCAGCGGGCCCGGGGAGTGGAATCGCAGCGACTACCGCCCGCTGGACGGATTCGTCTATGCGATCACGCCGTTCAACTTCACCTCCATCGCCGGCAACCTGCCGACCGCGCCGGCGCTGATGGGCAACACCGTCGTGTGGAAACCGTCGATCACCCAGACGTTGTCGGCCTACCTGACCATGCGGCTGCTCGAGGCCGCGGGGCTGCCGCCCGGCGTGATCAACCTCGTCACCGGCGACGGGTTCGCGGTTTCCGACGTGGCGCTGGCCGATCCGCGGCTGGCCGGCATCCACTTCACCGGGTCGACCGCCACCTTCCAGCGGCTGTGGCAGCAGGTGGGCGCCAACATCGGCCGCTACCACAGCTATCCGCGGCTGGTCGGCGAGACCGGCGGCAAAGACTTCGTGGTGGCGCACCCGTCCGCGCGGCCGGATGTGCTGCGCACCGCGCTGATTCGCGGCGCGTTCGACTACCAGGGCCAGAAGTGCTCGGCGGCGTCGCGCGCCTTCATCCCGCAGTCGGTGTGGCGGCGCATCGGCGACGACTTCCTGGGCGAGACCGCCGCGCTGCGCTACGGCGACGTCACGGACCTGACCAACTACGGTGGGGCGCTGATCGACGGGCGGGCGTTCGCCAAGAACGTCAACGCCATCGAGCGGGCGAAGAGCGCCGCCCACGTCACCATCGCGGTCGGCGGCGAATACGACGACAGCGTCGGCTATTTCGTGCGCCCCACGGTGTTGCTGTCCGACGATCCGGCCGACGAGTCGTTCGCCACCGAATACTTCGGTCCGCTGCTGTCGGTGCACGTGTACCCCGACGGCGACTACGAACGAATCCTCGGCGTGATCGACACCGGCTCGCGGTACGCGCTGACCGGCGCCGTCATCGCCGACGACCGCGAGGCGGTGCTGACCGCGCAGGAGCGCCTGCGCTTCGCCGCAGGGAACTTCTACGTCAACGACAAACCCACCGGCGCGGTCGTCGGGCGCCAGCCCTTCGGGGGTTCGCGTGGCTCGGGCACCAACGACAAGGCCGGGTCGGTGCTGAACCTGTTGCGCTGGACATCGGCACGCACCATCAAGGAGACGTTCGTCCCGGCGACCCACCACGCGTATCCGCACATGGCGGCCGACTGA
- a CDS encoding MDR/zinc-dependent alcohol dehydrogenase-like family protein — protein sequence MPKLALLTAHGGTLLEVGNVGVGRTFELDPSALVYGNKSVRGVMLYDPVTLAVGLSFLQHISFPFDRLMPDPFHLADVNAAFASADAGLVPRGALVP from the coding sequence GTGCCGAAGCTCGCCCTGCTGACCGCCCACGGCGGCACGCTACTCGAGGTCGGCAACGTGGGCGTGGGACGGACGTTCGAACTGGATCCGAGCGCGCTGGTCTACGGCAACAAATCCGTGCGCGGCGTCATGCTCTACGATCCCGTGACGCTGGCCGTCGGGCTATCGTTCTTGCAGCACATCAGCTTTCCGTTCGACCGCCTGATGCCCGACCCATTCCACCTGGCCGACGTCAACGCCGCCTTCGCCTCGGCCGACGCGGGGCTGGTGCCCCGGGGGGCGTTGGTACCGTGA
- a CDS encoding lipid-transfer protein, which produces MSSSLPGAAAIVGIGQTEFSKESGRSELQLACEAVSAALDDAGLAPADVDGMVTFTMDASDEIDIARNVGIGDLSFFSRVHHGGGAAAGTVVHAAMAVATGVADVVVCWRAFNERSGFRFGGSGRSMAETPLFMAHYAPFGLLTPAAWVAMHAQRYMSTYGVTNEDFGRIAVVDRAHAARNPDAWFYQRPITLEDHQNSRWIVEPVLRLLDCCQESDGGVALVVTSAERARDLRQPPAVITAAAQGAASNGEMMTSYYRDDITGLPEMGVVANRLWRDSGLKPQDIQTAFIYDHFTPFVFTQLEELGFCGRGEAKDFATVERLSLGGELPINTNGGLLGEAYIHGMNGITEGVRQVRGTSCNQVDNVEHVLVTSGTGVPTSGLILAPAD; this is translated from the coding sequence GTGAGCAGCTCGCTGCCCGGCGCCGCGGCCATCGTCGGGATCGGCCAGACCGAGTTCTCCAAGGAATCCGGCCGCAGCGAACTGCAATTGGCGTGCGAGGCGGTGAGCGCCGCGCTCGACGACGCCGGCCTGGCACCCGCCGACGTCGACGGCATGGTCACCTTCACGATGGATGCCAGCGACGAGATCGACATCGCGCGCAACGTGGGCATCGGCGACCTGAGCTTCTTCTCCCGCGTGCACCACGGCGGCGGCGCGGCCGCCGGCACCGTCGTGCACGCCGCGATGGCCGTCGCGACGGGTGTCGCCGACGTGGTGGTGTGCTGGCGGGCCTTCAACGAACGCTCCGGTTTCCGGTTCGGCGGCAGCGGGCGCAGCATGGCCGAAACACCGTTGTTCATGGCGCACTACGCACCGTTCGGCTTGCTCACCCCCGCGGCGTGGGTCGCGATGCACGCGCAGCGCTACATGTCGACGTACGGCGTCACCAACGAGGACTTCGGCCGCATCGCGGTCGTGGACCGCGCGCACGCGGCCCGCAACCCCGATGCGTGGTTCTACCAACGCCCGATCACGCTCGAGGACCACCAGAATTCGCGCTGGATCGTCGAACCCGTGCTGCGCCTGCTGGATTGCTGTCAGGAGAGCGACGGCGGGGTCGCGCTCGTGGTCACCAGCGCCGAGCGGGCACGCGACCTGCGGCAGCCGCCGGCGGTCATCACCGCGGCCGCCCAGGGCGCGGCCTCCAACGGCGAGATGATGACCAGCTACTACCGCGACGACATCACCGGCCTGCCGGAGATGGGTGTGGTCGCCAACAGGCTGTGGCGCGACTCCGGTCTCAAGCCGCAAGACATCCAAACCGCGTTCATCTACGACCATTTCACGCCGTTCGTGTTCACCCAGCTCGAGGAGCTCGGGTTCTGCGGGCGCGGCGAGGCCAAGGACTTCGCCACCGTCGAGCGGCTGTCGCTGGGCGGGGAGCTGCCGATCAACACCAATGGCGGGCTGCTCGGGGAGGCCTACATCCACGGCATGAACGGCATCACCGAGGGGGTGCGCCAGGTGCGCGGCACGTCGTGCAACCAGGTCGACAATGTCGAACACGTGCTGGTCACGTCGGGCACCGGGGTGCCCACCAGCGGGCTCATCCTGGCGCCCGCCGACTAA
- a CDS encoding Zn-ribbon domain-containing OB-fold protein, giving the protein MATRLAPAITKDTEFFWNGLRDNKLLIQRCGGCGQLRHPPRPMCPHCRSLDWDTVESSGRGTVYSYVMPHEPKFPFFEYPYVVVLVELDEGVRLVSNLTGIDPADVATGMPVEVYYQRFDNDLVLHQFRPGS; this is encoded by the coding sequence ATGGCGACCCGGCTGGCGCCTGCCATCACCAAGGACACCGAGTTCTTCTGGAACGGATTGCGGGACAACAAGCTCCTGATCCAGCGCTGCGGTGGATGCGGGCAGCTGCGCCACCCGCCCCGCCCGATGTGCCCGCACTGCCGCTCCCTGGACTGGGACACCGTCGAGTCGTCGGGCCGCGGCACCGTCTACAGCTACGTGATGCCGCACGAGCCGAAGTTTCCGTTCTTCGAGTATCCCTACGTGGTCGTGCTGGTGGAACTCGACGAGGGCGTGCGGCTGGTGTCCAACCTGACCGGCATCGACCCGGCCGACGTGGCCACCGGCATGCCGGTCGAGGTGTACTACCAGCGTTTCGATAACGACCTGGTGCTGCACCAGTTCCGGCCGGGCAGCTAG